In the Uranotaenia lowii strain MFRU-FL chromosome 1, ASM2978415v1, whole genome shotgun sequence genome, GAATTTTTCATGACGGTGTAGTAATTGTTATAACAATTACTAAATAATTCCTTTAATAATTTCCACTTTAAATATAagttgattataatatttttatggtATTGCGGCGCGATGAATTCTAAGTTAGAAATTTAAGACAGTGAAATATATACCTCCCATCCGTAAATTCATGTTAGTTTTAAATGACCGTcaagtgaaaattttcttaagtgAGCGGccaagtgaattgaaaaaagtgttttttttttcaacatttcgacaaaatttttaaataatcattgcctagacatgaaaaaataaatacatagtTCCGATCAAGATCAGATTTCAGCTAGTTCCACTCGAGATCATTTACCccaattattttgtttcattcttaCAGGGTGGTAGTTGAACCTGCTCGGGGAACAGCAAGAGGGCCCGGAGGACGTCGAGAGCATGAACGTTATGATCGATACGATCGTCGCGGTGGCGGAAGTCGTTATGATAAGTGAGtaactttatttttatcgatgtttgttcattcagtaaaaaaaagatgTTACTAGCGGTGtgttcgtaaactgattttttctatcgaagtgattttgtCTATCTATGCAGGCGTTCGTAAATTGAACAAACTATGCAAAtgcattggaaggtgatttgacatctgcCAAAATAAttgatgcatcacccaaaaaatcaatttacaaacACGCCGTAGGTGTTACCTTTTCTGTCCATACTCTGTTCTTATGTTTCTGAACTAATTTAAATCATCTCTTGAAATAGATTaactaaatggaaaaaattctaGTGTTTTGTTTGAAAGTCGAATGGATTCAATCGAATTTATTTTCCAGGAACAGCTCACGATACGGGCCACCCCTACGTACCGAATATCGGCTGGtcgttgaaaatttatcatctcGAGTCAGCTGGCAGGTATGTCTCACACGTTTAACTGTCCTTTAAGCATTCCACTTCCTGTAGAATTGTTATacttatatcttttttttttgttgcgctGTTTTTTTTACCGGGATGCATTTTTGTTCTAATTACACAAGTCAAGGTGaatgaatttggttgaaaaaaaaatgaataaggtAAAGCACTCTCGCTTCAACCGCCAACTGGAACGGACGCCAGGGAAGTGATAACCAATCTCTTGCTGTGAATTTTATTGAGTCGCGACACGTGTTCTGaaaaattttttagaactgTCCAATAACGGATGGTGGTGTAACATTGTGACTAAAGGTGGATTCATAGTACGCAGCAGCATTTCTTTTAACAATTACCATCAAGTCACAAtgtaccgcccagttaagcggtttttcaacttcaaacatgatTAGTAAAAAAAGATGTcagatttaaattaattttctttttcaatagaTCTCAAAACTGTTCTACCTTTTGGAAAACAACGGAATTAGAAAAAgtccttgaaaaaaaatggtccCGATGAGATTAAGCTTCTAGCTAAATGCATTAAAAAAGTGAAAGTAAATGTCTgaaattgtaaatttgaaatcgatATCAACAAACACTGTGAATCTATTTCGTGCAAACTATTCCAAACCATCACTCTGTTAAACGGTTAATTCAAAAATCGCGTAACATTCTGCATTCCCTTTCTACTATACCATAAATAATTCACAACAAGACTTGGCTGTCATGGACCATAGGTCTGTGCCACAagagaatgagaaaaaaataaggtGGAGgtggtttttaaaaagtttttacgatttttcttgTTCAAACCTAAATAAAATGTAATTATATTCAATTATACTTCAGTTATATTGATCTGTAGATTTCACTAGCACTTAATTTGCAAGTACATATCTACATTCccataaaacaattattttcttaattGTTCCATATGTATTCTGAgtttaagaacaaaaaaaattaaatgatttcaaatgaagTCACCCGTTTCTTCCAGTCGCCAATATAATCTCTCTGTTAAAATGTATGAACAAGTGttaatttcccaaaaaattatATGGTTTTTAATTATTCTAGCCCTTTCGGTTTATTACGGCTGGATGAAATGGCATAGAATgttacagggttgctagcgaaccgaaAGTATCGAGAAAAACTTCGAAATTTAATCACGTCAtcatgaaactgaactgaaaaactaaaatgTCAGCACATCACCAAGAAAATTGACctgtttgtaattttgttttacgGAGTtgcaacaatatttttaaattaattacttAATGTAAGAGTAGCTCCCTCAATGAAGCTTTACCTCTTTTTCTTAATGTTCTATTTTTGATTGCTGCTTTTGAGCCATCAACTGGTTCACGAGGCCGGTAACGGTGACCATGGTTGGTCGGCTCCAcacaaacaacaaagagccgggagaaaacaacactgtttcagtttggcttccgagtgtaatcctctttcgctggtCGTGCTCCACACACTCGTTATCTGAGTTCACACGAGCTGCACCGGAATGGGCACCAACAACATAAAGATCATCTGtgaaaaatactagaaaaatcTGTAGTTTTTTTCAAGCTTTGTTTTAGTGTTGATGATTAATTAATTACCTTAAAGGTGTTGTAAAATCCGGAAGCTACTTTTAATTACTTAAAATCTGTTATGAAAAAGAATGAGCTGCATAAAGAAttgttaagattaaaatttgatacattCGTATGAGACTGATGTATAAAAGTatcttaaaagttatttttcaatttaaggaGCTAAGTGgggttattttgaacaaaattattcagtttttatACAATAAGCTCAAACAAGTAGCTCTTTAATGTTCAAATTCTGGAAAGTAACCAACAATGAATGACTGgttttcatttataaattgcAGCTTGTGGGCGTGAAACACTTGTTCATAATCACCCCGTTTGTTTATAATTAGTCCCTTGTCTATGGGGTATTTATAAACACTGTTACGATTCTTGTTTTATGATGACTTTTGATATTGGCTATGTTCCTAGACTGAAACCACATCTTAgtgagatttgttgatttttgaaaattactgTTGGCAAGTTATGgcttattttcagttttacattGGTGGGAGGTATCTTTTCATATAATCACGGATCTACAATTctgaaaaactgaaatgttTTTCCCTTAATTCCAAGATGTTTATCGTTTGTTCGGAATTACAAGGCAACAGTTTAGAAGGAAACGAGTTTTTGCACTAATTTATTTAAACGGCAGAAGCTTATTCCTCCTCTCGAAAAAAGCTTATTGAACGAGCTGTTAGTATGCCTGTACAATATATCAATTATATAtacagattttgaaaacatcAGAATTACATTTAGTTGTGCATATCGTGGGTAACATAGAGCAGTTATTCCGATATCAGTGTTAATCGATTGCTAGCCTTTAAAGTTCTCGTTCGCACTAATTGTGGAAATCGGGGAGTTTCAAAACGATCGTAAACCGCTGAAAACTGAAGGCAACGTAAGCAACAAAACAAAAGCTAGAAGAGGCCACATATGGTGTTCCCGGTGGCGCGGCGGATTGGCATGAAGAACTGAGTCTGGCACGCATTGGATCAATGGCACACATCGCAGAGATAATCTATGGAATTGAGGCACACAAATCTCGCTAGGAAGGTATCGAAGCACCAAAATCCTATATGTCtagcaacaaaaaaactgacacTAGCCTGCTGATCCGGAAACAAAGAAGACGTGTGGAATGGTTCACCATTATCATGGAGAGTAAAACATGAACAAGGCTCACCGATTAACACTGATGAACGGTTCTGTTCCTCAATGACATTATGCATGCAATGCATTGGGCAGTAGTTGTTTTGAAACTGTAACCTTCCTTTGTTTCTCCTAACAAAATACTAAACTCCTAAACTCTTCTTCCCTCGTTAATCCTCAgttaatgtaaatgtaaattataaaagcttatttttacaattaaaaaaaaccgttgtCAGATGCTAGAGGAAGCACCAATGTAGTAAACAAATATTATTGTTATCTTTTCCTGAAGGCAACCCTCCTTTCATAGACTGGGGTTTGCGGAGAAGAGACAGACATAGACAGGAAGACCTTTGGCAATATTCTCGGCTTGTCAGAGCATTCTGGACCAAGGCATAAACGGAAACCGAAAGGAGAGCTTCCTAAAGCCTAAACATTGCGCGTCCCCATGCTGTTCAATGGCCTGTGTCCCCTTTTTGGCGAACCAAGAATGGATCCGGCTTCATCTCCGATGGAGCGATCTCAATACGAATTACGGTCATCGAACTTTACTCCTTTTGTACGGTCCTCACTGTTGAGTAAATATCCGCGCTACCAAACAATCGACGGCTCCATTTTACGATAAGCAAGCCAGCCGCGTATGACGATATGGAAGGAAATATGATCGTGTTCACCTAACGGACGTCCACTTCTCGGTGTCGGCTCCAACCGTTTCAATGGTTCTGCAGTTATCCATCAGAACAAAGTACAGTCTTACAAATatgtattatttaaaaaaaattgtttaatgctcttgcaataaaaattacattaattttctaaatttttaaaataaatttaaagattgATCCAATACACTGATGATGCGTACTCCACGTGGTTCCATGAGTGGGAGCAAAGAGAGAGAGGGAGAGAGAGAGGAAGCGTGAGAACCAAGTCGCCTCACCTGGTACCATAGAAGACAGAGACAGTGCTTTGAAGGGTCATCTTTCCACTATGTAGAAGTCCGTTGCCTGGGTCGAGCCAACAGCCCTGACCTTTTCCAACACACCTGAGCAAGCCAAATTCGCCCGTTTTGCCAtcgagattatttttttcaattccagtTATCCCTGATCCGCTTCAAACAGTGGTTCATCATGGATCAAGACAGATGTTCTTATCAAATCGGGGTCTGAATCTCGTACAACCAAATATCATTTCACTGAACGCAGTTCCACAGATTCGGAGAGTCAAATTCTGTTTAGAATCACGAACACACACCAAAATCATGGTTAACGATTCAGAAGCTTATTTTGGTTAACGTTATAAGATGTTCAGCATTTAGTTTTATTGCTTATCATGGAACAAAAATAGCAGCCCTCAATGATAACGTAAGACGTAACGAAGGCCCGCGCTAAATACACGGAATGCGTGGGAATATGTGTGTATAATTCCACCGACCAGCTGGTGTTGACGCCCCCGAGGTTTTAAACGTTAATTAAGAAactgagagagagagagggagCCTTACATATGCGATTGAACCAACCGTGCGCTCGCTCGAAAGGTGTCTGTCCCAGGCTCAAAGGTAAAGGTCGACTTTTATTCACTTAGatacatttcttttttcttgaaagcagttataaaaaaaagattatcttTGAAACTAACAATCcttaaaattattgttaatttcTTCAATGTGTTTTTGATGCGTAAGATAAGACAAGAAAAAGAAATAGGTATCGCGCGAAAGTGAAAATTGGGGGTATTTGATCATAATGAAAAGAATCAGCTCTGCTGGATAAATCATCTAATAATAAATGAAGCCAAACTACTTATCAATCAAGAAGCCTACTGATTAATTTGAAACGTGATGCCCGAAAAAGTCTCAAGATGTACCAAAAATCCCTCACCAGGAAAGCGAGCCTAGGGAAGAGACTATCCAAAACTGTCACTACTGATGGGATGAGACCAACTGCTGAACGATATAATGTACAAACCAGTAGTATGAGGAGACCCTGGTGAACACAAATGCCCTGAACGCATTCCCGACATGGAACTGACTACCAGCACATATCTAATAATCGGAGAAGAGCAGCACTGTGGATAACGGAAGCCATGATTCTTTTCATTATGATACAAAGTGTTGATGTTACCCAATCTTACTCATCACGCTGTTCTGTAAAGAAATGTCTCGTTAAGACAGTCGGTCGAAGAAAAGCAGGTTCAATAATTGCTGTGTAGCTAGATCAGACGCAAATTCTTCGTTTAATAGTAGAATTAAGTGAAAATTCATTACTGCTTTAGAGCCATGACTaattgatgcttttttttttttctttttttttgtttttttggtttgttatttttatctgtTTCCCGTAAAGGACCTGAAAGATTATATGCGTCAAGCTGGAGAAGTAACGTATGCTGATGCTCACAAACAGCGAAAGAACGAAGGGTTAGTGTTGTCTATAAATGTGGTTTCAAATGTTCCAGAGgtaatgtttgaattttattttagagtTGTCGAATTTGCAACTAGCTCGGATATGCGTAATGCCATAGAAAAATTAGATGACACTGAACTAAATGGCCGCCGTATACGCTTGGTCGAAGATCGTGCAGGACGTGGAGGTGGTGGAACACGCAATGGACGAGGTCGTTCACGTTCATCCAGCAGTCGATCGCGGTCCCGTTCTCGTCGTCGCTCCCGTTCGCGATCACGTCGTTCTTCTCGCAGTCGTTCAAAGACCCGTAGCCGGTCTAAGTCCAAAAACGGATCAAAGTCTCCCGAAAAATCTCGTTCACGTTCACGATCCCGATCCAAGTAAGAGACATTAAACGCTACCTCCTACATGTTTCTTAAATAAACTCATACTTTTTTGTACTTTCCATAGCAAATCACGGGAGCGtgattcaaaatccaaatcaCGATCGCGTTCGCCGAAACGAGAACGTGATGAATCCCGTTCGCGCTCTCGTTCAAAATCTGAACGGCGTTCCCGGTCACGATCGAAGTCAAAGGATAACAAGTCCCGTTCCCGATCGCGTTCCCATTCTCGTTCGCGATCAAATTCCCGAGGATCTCGTGATCGCTCCCATTCGGCAGACAAGCGAGATAAATCTCGTTCGGCATCTCCCAAAAACAACGACCATTCACCTGATCGAAACGAAAGCATGGAAGATTAAGtcacttcaaaattttctatcgC is a window encoding:
- the LOC129739754 gene encoding serine-arginine protein 55 isoform X1, with the protein product MVGSRVYVGGLPYGVRERDLERFFKGYGRTRDILIKNGYGFVEFEDYRDADDAVYELNGKELLGERVVVEPARGTARGPGGRREHERYDRYDRRGGGSRYDKNSSRYGPPLRTEYRLVVENLSSRVSWQDLKDYMRQAGEVTYADAHKQRKNEGVVEFATSSDMRNAIEKLDDTELNGRRIRLVEDRAGRGGGGTRNGRGRSRSSSSRSRSRSRRRSRSRSRRSSRSRSKTRSRSKSKNGSKSPEKSRSRSRSRSNKSRERDSKSKSRSRSPKRERDESRSRSRSKSERRSRSRSKSKDNKSRSRSRSHSRSRSNSRGSRDRSHSADKRDKSRSASPKNNDHSPDRNESMED
- the LOC129739754 gene encoding serine-arginine protein 55 isoform X3; its protein translation is MVGSRVYVGGLPYGVRERDLERFFKGYGRTRDILIKNGYGFVEFEDYRDADDAVYELNGKELLGERVVVEPARGTARGPGGRREHERYDRYDRRGGGSRYDKNSSRYGPPLRTEYRLVVENLSSRVSWQATLLS
- the LOC129739754 gene encoding serine-arginine protein 55 isoform X2 translates to MVGSRVYVGGLPYGVRERDLERFFKGYGRTRDILIKNGYGFVEFEDYRDADDAVYELNGKELLGERVVVEPARGTARGPGGRREHERYDRYDRRGGGSRYDKNSSRYGPPLRTEYRLVVENLSSRVSWQPSTGSRGR